A portion of the Ascochyta rabiei chromosome 13, complete sequence genome contains these proteins:
- a CDS encoding E2 ubiquitin-conjugating enzyme, with protein MSTKGQFNTKNPTIKRILKEASELSSSPSQDYHAEPLEDNIFEWHFTIRGPPAPSAYAGGIYHGRIILPPQYPLRPPSFRFLTPTGRFEVNREICLSISGHHEETWQPAWGVRTALVAIRSFMDTDAKGQLGGLECSKDERERMARDSGKWACAACGKSNDEIMKEREEAVKATEEQDGIRKEDEVPEELRLAYRDELGKKDEAEAEKLDKGKSKAVEFQVRPELSSQDAALQSPATEPVVAPAIASMPTLRPTRTVPVPPLQQVVQQSPNRSLAWIDACIWGVVAMLLFMVIKKFDIL; from the exons ATGTCCACCAAAGGGCAGTTCAACACCAAAAATCCAACCATCAAACGCATAT taaaagaagcttcCGAGCTCTCCAGCTCCCCATCACAAGACTATCATGCTGAACCCCTAGAGGACAACATCTTCGAATGGCATTTCACAATCCGAGGCCCACCCGCCCCCTCTGCATACGCTGGCGGCATCTACCACGGCCGCATAATACTGCCGCCACAGTACCCCCTGCGGCCGCCGTCTTTCCGCTTCCTCACACCTACAGGACGATTCGAAGTCAATCGCGAGATCTGCCTTAGTATATCGGGACACCATGAAGAAACGTGGCAGCCAGCATGGGGCGTGAGGACGGCACTGGTCGCCATAAGAAGCTTCATGGACACCGATGCGAAGGGCCAATTGGGTGGTCTCGAGTGTAGCAAGGATGAGAGGGAGAGGATGGCGCGTGACAGCGGCAAGTGGGCTTGTGCGGCGTGCGGGAAGAGCAACGATGAGATTATGAAAGAGAGGGAAGAGGCTGTCAAGGCAACTGAGGAGCAGGATGGTATTAGAAAAGAAGACGAGGTTCCTGAAGAGTTGAGACTTGCGTATCGAGATGAGCTAGGCAAGAAAGAcgaggctgaggctgagaAGCTGGACAAGGGGAAGAGCAAAGCCGTCGAGTTCCAAGTCCGACCTGAGCTCTCGAGCCAAGATGCGGCGCTTCAGTCACCGGCCACAGAACCCGTTGTGGCGCCAGCAATCGCGAGCATGCCAACACTCAGACCCACTAGGACAGTGCCGGTTCCACCTCTGCAACAGGTGGTCCAGCAAAGTCCCAATCGATCACTGGCCTGGATTGATGCTTGCATCTGGGGTGTCGTCGCCATGCTGCTTTTTATGGTCATCAAGAAATTTGACATACTATAG